One region of Oryza sativa Japonica Group chromosome 5, ASM3414082v1 genomic DNA includes:
- the LOC107280931 gene encoding tau-cadinol synthase-like: MGREVRGLCLADAFRRFKGEDGRFINTGIADEPRGLLSLYNAAHLLIHDEPELEEAISLARHHLELMRGGGGLKPPLADQINRALDLPLPRAYKRIETLHYMLEYGQEEGHNVDLLDLAKLEFNLLQHVHLKELRNFSQWWKNIYGYVQLSYARDRAVESYLWSYVVFYEKDLVLSRMIFAKIFALLVTMDDTYDDYATIEESRKLNEAIQSWDESAISLLPEYMTKFYNTLLNNFKEFEAQVDVSGQYRVLRIKKEFQKLSAYYLQEAEWSHQNYKPSFKEQVALSTLSSSMPLLCAITTVGQDDVVTREAFELATQHNSAVLACGKILRFMNDIAAFKSGRKNKGDATSTVECYMNEHKVTGEEAIARIDSIIEDEWKTLNEVRCEHPQLLPAVQRVMNLAISVPFFYNKRSDAYTSSKYLHKIVECLFVTPIPI; the protein is encoded by the exons ATGGGACGTGAGGTGAG AGGATTATGTCTTGCAGATGCATTCAGGAGATTCAAAGGAGAGGATGGCAGGTTCATCAATACTGGAATAGCTGATGAACCGAGGGGGTTATTAAGTTTATATAATGCAGCACATCTCCTCATCCATGATGAGCCGGAACTTGAAGAAGCAATCTCTCTTGCAAGACACCATCTTGAATTAATGAGGGGTGGAGGTGGGCTCAAACCCCCTCTAGCTGATCAAATCAACCGTGCCCTAGATTTACCATTACCAAGAGCCTACAAGAGAATAGAAACATTGCATTATATGCTGGAGTATGGGCAGGAAGAAGGGCACAATGTGGATCTTCTGGATCTTGCAAAGCTAGAATTTAACCTGCTGCAGCATGTCCACTTGAAGGAGCTCAGAAATTTTTCTCA GTGGTGGAAAAATATCTATGGATATGTGCAACTAAGTTACGCCAGGGATCGTGCGGTGGAAAGTTACCTTTGGTCCTATGTCGTGTTCTACGAGAAAGATTTAGTGCTTTCACGGATGATCTTTGCGAAGATATTTGCACTGCTTGTAACTATGGATGACACGTATGATGACTATGCCACCATCGAGGAAAGCAGGAAGCTGAATGAAGCGATACAAAG CTGGGATGAAAGTGCTATATCTTTACTACCAGAGTACATGACAAAGTTCTACAATACATTGCTGAACAACTTCAAGGAGTTTGAGGCTCAAGTAGATGTCAGTGGTCAGTACAGGGTTCTGCGCATAAAAAAAGAG TTCCAAAAGTTATCTGCATATTATCTCCAAGAAGCTGAATGGTCTCATCAAAATTACAAGCCAAGCTTTAAGGAGCAGGTGGCTTTGTCTACTTTATCATCATCAATGCCACTACTTTGTGCAATTACTACAGTTGGCCAGGATGATGTAGTAACGCGGGAAGCATTTGAGTTGGCAACACAACATAATAGTGCAGTATTAGCTTGTGGAAAGATATTACGCTTCATGAACGACATCGCTGCATTCAAG TCTGGAAGAAAGAACAAGGGAGATGCCACAAGCACCGTGGAGTGCTACATGAATGAGCACAAGGTAACAGGCGAGGAAGCCATAGCCAGAATCGATTCAATAATAGAAGATGAATGGAAAACCCTAAATGAAGTTCGGTGTGAGCATCCTCAGCTACTCCCTGCGGTGCAACGAGTTATGAATTTAGCTATTTCTGTGCCCTTCTTTTACAACAAGAGGAGCGATGCATACACATCCTCTAAATATCTTCATAAGATTGTTGAATGTCTCTTTGTTACTCCCATTCCCATATAG